One genomic region from Nostoc sphaeroides encodes:
- a CDS encoding ABC transporter substrate-binding protein, whose protein sequence is MLYRKPINKLQKLIQKQSYLHIGVFLATLLSIILFSWVALSQQPVILNVLMTAPDAEPWRQGLIRDFEAENPGIRINLVEGPNATNLLEDLYTSSFILGESPYDLINMDVIWTSKFAAAGWLLPLGDRISKEELGAFSSQDVEGGRYQDKLYRIPVRSDVGMLYYREDLIKQAGLQPPETFDDLIRISQVLQKKKQVNWGYVWQGRQYEGLVAMFAEVLDGFGGFWVNPDTLEVGLDRPETLRAIEFLRSTVKEGVSPPGVTTYQEEDTRRLFQSGQVAFLRSWPYAWPLAQAENSPIRGKIAIKPMVHAPGKTGAACLGGWGLGIAKTSRHPEEAWKAIQYFTSREAQRRFIFSAGYVPSRRELFTDPEIVAKYPHYPQLLEVVDNAVLRPPIAQYAQTSDILQRYLSAALSGRMNSERAMQAAAAETRRLLGAGGQGSRGQGDKGTK, encoded by the coding sequence ATGTTGTACCGAAAGCCAATAAACAAGTTGCAAAAACTTATCCAAAAACAGAGTTATTTACATATAGGGGTTTTTCTGGCAACTCTATTGAGCATCATATTGTTCAGTTGGGTAGCACTCTCACAGCAACCAGTTATCCTCAATGTGTTAATGACTGCCCCTGATGCCGAACCTTGGAGGCAGGGTTTAATTAGAGACTTCGAGGCTGAGAACCCAGGTATTCGCATTAACCTAGTTGAAGGGCCGAATGCCACAAATTTACTCGAAGACCTGTACACCTCATCTTTTATCTTGGGTGAATCCCCTTATGACCTGATTAATATGGATGTGATCTGGACATCCAAGTTTGCTGCTGCTGGATGGTTGCTACCTTTAGGCGATCGCATATCTAAAGAGGAGTTGGGGGCATTTTCATCCCAGGATGTAGAAGGGGGACGTTACCAAGACAAACTGTACCGCATTCCAGTGCGTTCCGACGTGGGAATGCTCTACTATCGGGAAGATTTAATCAAACAAGCGGGATTGCAACCGCCAGAAACCTTTGATGATTTGATCCGAATTTCCCAAGTTTTGCAGAAGAAAAAGCAGGTGAATTGGGGCTATGTTTGGCAGGGTCGTCAATATGAAGGACTTGTGGCAATGTTTGCAGAAGTTCTCGATGGCTTTGGTGGCTTCTGGGTTAATCCCGACACCCTCGAAGTTGGACTAGATCGACCAGAAACATTACGAGCTATTGAGTTTCTGCGTAGTACCGTAAAAGAGGGCGTTTCTCCTCCTGGAGTGACGACCTACCAGGAAGAAGACACCCGGCGCTTGTTTCAAAGTGGTCAAGTAGCGTTTTTACGCAGTTGGCCTTATGCGTGGCCTTTAGCTCAGGCAGAAAATTCGCCAATCCGGGGCAAAATAGCAATTAAACCAATGGTTCATGCTCCTGGGAAGACGGGAGCGGCTTGTCTTGGGGGCTGGGGTTTAGGGATTGCTAAAACCTCTAGACATCCTGAAGAAGCTTGGAAAGCAATTCAGTATTTTACCAGTCGAGAAGCACAGCGCCGATTTATTTTCAGTGCAGGCTATGTGCCAAGTCGCCGGGAACTGTTTACAGACCCAGAGATTGTTGCTAAATACCCCCACTATCCGCAATTATTGGAGGTCGTGGACAATGCAGTTTTACGTCCGCCCATCGCGCAATATGCTCAGACATCAGATATTTTACAGCGTTATCTCAGCGCTGCCTTATCCGGTCGGATGAATTCTGAACGAGCAATGCAAGCTGCTGCTGCGGAAACGCGGCGATTGCTAGGGGCAGGGGGGCAGGGGAGCAGGGGGCAGGGGGACAAGGGGACAAAGTAA
- a CDS encoding carbohydrate ABC transporter permease — MTNLHSLRSREQQTAWILLTPALLLLLFVFAYPILRAFWLSVFTRNLGTELQPVFSGLDNYVRMAGDGRFWQSLWATTVFTTASVISELLLGLGVALVLNQAFFGRGIVRTTAIIPWALPTSLIGLAWAWIFNDQFGVVNDILRRLGLIETGINWLGDPTLAMIAVVFADVWKTTPFISILLLAGLQSISQDLYEAYSVDGATAWQSFRNITLPLLLPQILIAVLFRFAQAFGIFDLIAVMTGGGPGGATEVVSLYIYSTVMRYLDFGYGAALVVVTFLILIAAVAIASFLLNKYRAKTSGAI; from the coding sequence ATGACAAATTTACATTCACTTAGAAGTCGAGAACAACAGACAGCCTGGATTTTATTAACACCGGCATTGCTGCTGCTGTTGTTTGTATTTGCCTACCCGATTTTACGAGCATTTTGGTTAAGTGTATTTACTAGAAATCTGGGAACAGAACTACAACCTGTATTCTCTGGTTTAGACAATTATGTGCGGATGGCGGGGGATGGTCGTTTCTGGCAGAGTTTGTGGGCGACCACGGTGTTCACAACAGCATCAGTAATCTCAGAACTACTGCTAGGACTGGGGGTTGCCCTAGTTCTCAACCAGGCGTTTTTTGGGCGGGGTATAGTGCGTACAACCGCGATTATACCTTGGGCTTTGCCTACTTCTCTGATTGGTCTGGCGTGGGCTTGGATTTTTAACGACCAGTTTGGGGTTGTAAACGATATTCTGCGGCGATTGGGGCTGATTGAGACTGGGATTAACTGGTTAGGAGATCCAACGCTGGCAATGATAGCAGTGGTTTTTGCTGATGTTTGGAAAACTACGCCGTTTATCAGTATCCTCTTGCTAGCTGGGTTGCAGTCGATATCACAAGACCTTTATGAAGCTTACTCGGTCGATGGGGCAACTGCTTGGCAAAGCTTCCGCAATATTACCCTACCACTACTGCTGCCGCAAATTTTAATTGCAGTGCTATTTCGGTTTGCTCAAGCTTTCGGGATTTTCGACTTGATTGCTGTGATGACTGGGGGTGGCCCTGGTGGTGCTACAGAAGTGGTGTCATTGTATATTTATTCTACGGTGATGCGCTACTTGGATTTTGGTTATGGAGCAGCCCTGGTAGTAGTGACATTTTTAATATTGATTGCTGCGGTAGCGATCGCTAGTTTCTTGCTGAACAAATACCGTGCAAAAACATCAGGAGCCATTTAA
- a CDS encoding carbohydrate ABC transporter permease, whose translation MSVTPQAVPTTPKRKGETKFSLKKILLPIIVVLIVIFSLAPALWQLLTSFKVNEDIAAVPTVYFPTRFTFNHYIELFTRRPFWRYIFNSAFVSITSTAVALAIGAPAAYALARLRPWGERAILASVLIVTLFPGILLFLGLLEIIQALKLGNNYLALIIPYTAINLPLTILVLRSFFQQLPKDLEDSARVDGYNTFQLLWQIVLPMTLPALVTTGILTFIFAWNEFIFALTFMTREELKTIPVAAAQLGGATIYEIPYGPIAAATVVGTLPLILLVLFFQRRIVQGLTSGAVKG comes from the coding sequence ATGAGTGTAACTCCCCAAGCAGTTCCAACGACTCCAAAACGAAAAGGAGAAACCAAGTTTTCTCTGAAAAAAATCTTACTGCCCATAATAGTTGTATTAATAGTAATATTCAGCCTAGCGCCAGCCTTATGGCAATTACTGACCTCCTTTAAAGTCAATGAAGATATTGCCGCCGTTCCTACTGTCTATTTTCCCACAAGATTCACTTTCAATCACTACATTGAGTTATTTACTCGTCGTCCATTTTGGCGCTACATCTTCAACAGTGCCTTTGTGTCGATTACTTCTACAGCTGTAGCTTTAGCGATCGGCGCACCTGCGGCTTATGCCCTCGCACGGTTACGCCCTTGGGGTGAAAGAGCTATCCTCGCCAGCGTTCTAATTGTTACCTTATTTCCTGGAATTCTCTTGTTTTTAGGACTGTTAGAAATTATCCAGGCGCTTAAACTCGGCAACAATTATCTGGCGCTAATAATACCATATACTGCCATCAATTTGCCGCTAACAATTTTAGTACTTAGAAGCTTTTTTCAACAATTGCCAAAAGATTTGGAAGATTCCGCTAGGGTCGATGGCTACAACACATTTCAACTACTATGGCAAATCGTGCTACCTATGACCCTTCCGGCCTTGGTGACTACTGGAATCCTCACCTTTATTTTTGCTTGGAACGAGTTTATTTTCGCTCTGACGTTTATGACCCGTGAAGAGTTGAAGACAATTCCCGTTGCTGCTGCTCAGTTGGGTGGTGCGACAATATATGAAATTCCCTACGGGCCGATCGCTGCTGCAACTGTTGTGGGCACATTACCCCTGATTTTACTAGTTTTGTTTTTCCAGCGCCGGATTGTCCAAGGTCTTACCTCTGGTGCTGTGAAAGGATAA